A region from the Silene latifolia isolate original U9 population chromosome 7, ASM4854445v1, whole genome shotgun sequence genome encodes:
- the LOC141592878 gene encoding uncharacterized protein LOC141592878 isoform X1, whose amino-acid sequence MAESDKADASTGKTKAKTSFLDDDISKDFLSSWKSTGGSDMDFNFEPVAKGNKKAFDFGMDMDFSLDDAFGKMSSFKLDMPDIDFSSSPKKSAVSKEKKSESKPAKESGQEKDDKFTFSFDFDGFGDFSLDDSATKGGKNATEGKTSKQASSLSKIECEDLPNQAASNSEPRKEDATQKEHSKSEVAVDSKHGLSVEQEKSLGASSSKGPSNSTIAIHQQTQTQMPMNKTVPVDALQPDPKCPMAGETDSKISRTRARAHDFSSNPESNPSHKLVDSEEAFVSPKTTKITSAEGVEEDFHFTEKITLKQVSPDVKEQAPLVKVSEEPFASPETDRITTARGMEVDFHLTEEKASKQVFAEVKEQASMVNVSEEAFASPETDRILTARGIEEDFHLTEEKTSKQVFAEVKEQAPMVNISALLGTGSKASDDETCSPNEKIGDGTSEVETLQEEFAAGALLGTDSITTNPDRSSHQCFTEKMKSEEERVAGVSEKLDNHTLTLDTLSSTISKRLNSEVSLNAKLQKSDVKDPLAPSESKPTSAKSMKMRFKLSEANSFSMVRGTNDGAGKKHFILEKSKKGSASLGAADLSGDSRNEGNGGKLDGNPSSCAKELMKRDSAVERREKRTDVSRDDDSNESGEIQTKMVVDAVLGDRQAKKDSFHLLDTRKISIDVKPHSIQLPSVVAPEREAKSSNHGSGKLNDKISSISIAQKSNIGQVNRLLSARTDKTVPTLPSLKISRNTVNKQSASSIVQTPKSMVNFEKSARLEEKTKIVSPVNVLRQTPSVTSLKRKPTEVADPQPSKRHLVSESRMSNVSPREVENEVKTRVTSCEGSKKNVTAKNPSPKFDFHLEENMENLGFTLMVESDESVEKAEACAKELDDICSMLKKKHDEAKELLVRALVNNNNLLMLNHPIYEKKILEVQKFASRLMSREQAAGV is encoded by the exons ATGGCTGAATCAGATAAGGCGGATGCTTCAACTGGTAAAACAAAAGCAAAAACGTCATTCCTAG ATGACGACATATCCAAGGACTTTCTTAGCTCTTGGAAGTCCACTGGTGGGAGTGATATGGACTTCAATTTTGAACCTGTTGCAAAAGGCAACAAAAAAGCATTTGACTTTGGCAT GGATATGGATTTTTCCCTTGATGATGCATTTGGAAAGATGTCATCTTTTAAATTAGATATGCCAGATATTGATTTTTCAAGTTCACCAAAGAAGTCTGCTGTATCAAAGGAAAAGAAATCAGAAAGTAAACCGGCAAAAGAAAGTGGTCAGGAGAAGGACGACAAATTCACCTTCTCTTTTGACTTTGATGG GTTTGGGGACTTCAGCTTGGATGACTCTGCAACTAAAGGTGGAAAAAATGCAACTGAAGGGAAAACCAGCAAACAAGCTAGTTCATTGTCCAAAATTGAGTGTGAAGATTTACCCAATCAAGCTGCAAGTAATAGTGAGCCAAGAAAGGAAGACGCCACTCAGAAGGAACATTCAAAATCTGAAGTTGCAGTTGATTCAAAACACGGTCTTTCAGTTGAGCAAGAGAAAAGCCTTGGCGCCTCGTCTTCCAAGGGCCCCTCTAATTCCACAATTGCCATACATCAGCAAACACAAACTCAGATGCCTATGAATAAAACAGTTCCTGTGGATGCCCTACAGCCAGACCCTAAGTGTCCCATGGCAGGGGAAACTGATTCAAAAATTTCTAGAACTCGGGCAAGAGCACATGACTTCAGCTCAAATCCTGAAAGCAATCCCTCACACAAGCTAGTAGATTCAGAAGAAGCATTTGTGTCTCCAAAGACAACTAAAATTACGAGTGCCGAAGGTGTGGAAGAAGATTTTCACTTTACTGAGAAAATAACATTGAAGCAAGTGTCTCCTGATGTAAAAGAACAGGCCCCATTGGTAAAAGTTTCAGAAGAACCATTTGCATCTCCAGAGACAGATAGAATTACGACTGCCCGAGGCATGGAAGTAGATTTTCACCTTACTGAGGAAAAAGCGTCGAAGCAAGTGTTTGCCGAGGTAAAAGAACAGGCCTCAATGGTAAACGTTTCAGAAGAAGCATTTGCATCTCCAGAGACAGATAGAATTTTGACTGCGCGAGGCATAGAAGAAGATTTTCACCTTACTGAGGAAAAAACATCGAAGCAAGTGTTTGCTGAGGTAAAAGAACAGGCCCCAATGGTAAACATTTCTGCTCTTTTGGGCACGGGCTCAAAAGCATCAGATGATGAGACTTGTTCTCCGAATGAGAAAATTGGTGATGGAACATCTGAAGTAGAGACCTTACAAGAAGAATTTGCAGCTGGGGCTCTTTTGGGTACAGACTCGATAACCACAAATCCAGACAGGTCATCCCATCAGTGCTTTACAGAGAAAATGAAAAGCGAAGAAGAACGAGTGGCTGGGGTAAGCGAAAAACTGGACAATCACACTCTGACTTTGGATACCTTATCCTCTACGATCTCCAAAAGATTGAACTCTGAGGTCTCGTTAAATGCTAAATTGCAAAAATCAGATGTGAAAGATCCTCTGGCACCTTCTGAAAG TAAACCAACTTCTGCCAAGTCAATGAAAATGCGATTCAAACTTTCAGAAGCTAACAGCTTTTCCATGGTACGAGGCACAAATGATGGTGCTGGGAAAAAACATTTTATACTTGAGAAAAGCAAAAAGGGTTCAGCATCATTGGGAGCTGCAGACTTGAG TGGTGACTCCAGGAACGAAGGTAATGGGGGAAAATTGGATGGCAATCCTAGTTCATGTGCCAAAGAATTAATGAAACGAGACTCAGCTGTGGAGAGAAGGGAAAAGCGTACTGATGTTTCGAG AGATGATGATAGTAATGAAAGCGGAGAAATCCAGACtaagatggttgttgatgctgtACTTGGTGATAGACAAGCCAAAAAGGATAGTTTCCATTTGCTTGATACAAGGAAAATAAGTATTGATGTGAAACCTCATAG CATTCAACTTCCTTCAGTAGTTGCACCTGAACGGGAAGCTAAATCTAGCAACCATGGGTCTGGGAAACTCAACGACAAGATTTCTAGCATATCAATAGCTCAGAAATCAAACATTGGGCAAGTGAATAGACTTCTGTCTGCTAGAACTGACAAGACAGTGCCTACTCTTCCTAGCCTAAAAATTTCAAG GAATACCGTAAACAAGCAATCAGCTTCTTCAATTGTCCAAACTCCTAAATCCATGGTAAATTTTGAGAAAAGTGCAAGGCTAGAAGAGAAGACCAAGATAGTTTCTCCGGTGAATGTTCTGAGACAGACACCTTCAGTTACCTCTTTGAAGCGGAAACCAACTGAG GTTGCTGATCCACAGCCATCAAAACGTCACTTGGTCAGTGAAAGCAG AATGTCTAATGTATCACCCAGAGAAGTTGAAAATGAG GTCAAGACACGGGTTACTTCATGTGAAGGAAGTAAAAAGAATGTCACAGCCAAGAACCCGAGTCCTAAGTTTGATTTTCACCTAGAGGAAAACATGGAGAACCTAGGTTTCACATTGATGGTGGAGAGTGATGAAAGTGTTGAAAAGGCTGAGGCGTGTGCCAAAGAACTAGACGAT ATATGTAGCATGTTGAAGAAAAAACATGACGAAGCAAAGGAATTGTTGGTCCGGGCACTTGTTAACAACAACAATCTTCTTATGCTGAACCATCCCATCTACGAAAAAAAG ATCCTCGAGGTTCAGAAATTCGCTTCCAGGTTGATGTCCAGAGAGCAAGCGGCTGGTGTGTAG
- the LOC141592882 gene encoding nudix hydrolase 15, mitochondrial-like yields MLTNNTHFGTLTLSEVARRLRLVNLSPVGNADDIINSTCKTTRRAAVLVCIFQGDGGDLRVILTQRSSMLSTHPGDVALPGGKMEDGDVDEVATALREAKEEIGLDPLLVDVVCTLESFTMKNGMVVVPVIGLLYNKAAFHPTPNIAEVEAIFDAPLDMFLKDENRREVEKEWIGEKYMLHYFDYKFEDKIYVIFALTAGILIQTASMVFQQPHAFLVREPKFWNKVSSNSNSSSSNL; encoded by the exons ATGCTAACTAATAATACACATTTCGGGACATTAACATTGTCGGAAGTCGCTCGACGTCTCAGACTCGTAAATTTATCTCCTGTCGGAAATGCTGACGACATAATCAACTCGACGTGCAAAACAACCAGAAGAGCTGCTGTACTGGTCTGCATTTTCCAAGGAGACGGCGGTGATCTACGTGTTATCCTAACTCAGCGGTCTTCTATGCTATCTACTCACCCTG GTGATGTAGCACTTCCCGGTGGGAAAATGGAAGATGGTGACGTAGATGAAGTCGCAACTGCGTTAAGGGAGGCCAAGGAGGAGATTGGTCTGGACCCTTTgcttgttgatgttgtttgtacCCTTGAATCTTTCACAATGAAG AATGGTATGGTAGTAGTGCCAGTCATTGGCTTGCTGTACAACAAGGCTGCATTTCATCCCACGCCGAATATTGCTGAAGTCGAAGCCATATTCGATGCTCCATTAGATATGTTTCTCAAG GATGAAAACAGAAGAGAAGTCGAAAAAGAATGGATCGGAGAGAAGTACATGCTTCATTACTTTGATTACAAATTTGAAGACAAGATATATGTCATATTCGCGTTAACTGCCGGAATCTTGATACAGACTGCATCAATGGTATTCCAACAACCACATGCATTTTTAGTGAGGGAACCCAAATTCTGGAATAAAGTTAGCAGTAACAGTAACAGTAGCAGTAGTAATTTGTAA
- the LOC141592879 gene encoding caffeic acid 3-O-methyltransferase-like yields MSLTPTPRLITLPKAVDQATLKLGHDIIDDDEEAQNFVLAAQLVQSGVLPIVLNTALELDLIGIIAKAGPEQRLSAQQISDQIMTKMDRPNPDAPSMLDRILGLLSSYSIVSCCVQPTKNGGYQREYGLGKLSKFFLPDRNGGSLTPLLALFMDPVVLASWTKLKDAILEGGIPFNKVHGVHAFEYPCIDERFNQVFNKAMFNYPIILIEKILKKYKGFHGIQSLVDVGGGQGHTLKAIISKYPTILGINFDQPHVISNAPTYPGVKHVSGDMFESVPSGDAVLMKWLLQVWSDEKCLMVLRNCYKAVPKDGKLIIIESLMTAEPETSVVAKAISQMDVYMMTKNPGGKERTLLEFIALATTAGFAGVKVKCQVGQLWVMEFYK; encoded by the exons ATGAGTTTAACACCAACTCCACGACTCATCACTCTTCCAAAAGCTGTTGATCAAGCAACACTTAAGTTGGGCCACGATATAATAGATGATGACGAAGAAGCCCAAAACTTTGTATTGGCGGCCCAACTAGTTCAGTCAG GTGTATTGCCTATTGTGCTAAACACGGCCCTAGAGCTTGATCTTATTGGTATCATTGCAAAAGCAGGCCCAGAACAGAGACTATCCGCCCAACAAATTTCCGACCAAATTATGACGAAAATGGATCGGCCTAACCCGGATGCACCGTCCATGTTGGATCGTATACTTGGGCTTTTGTCTAGTTATTCTATTGTGAGCTGTTGTGTTCAGCCCACTAAAAATGGTGGGTATCAAAGGGAGTATGGTTTAGGGAAGCTATCCAAGTTCTTTCTTCCGGATCGAAATGGTGGTAGCCTTACTCCTCTCCTTGCCTTGTTCATGGACCCTGTTGTCCTAGCTAGTTG GACAAAGTTAAAAGATGCCATTTTAGAAGGAGGAATACCATTCAACAAGGTACATGGAGTTCATGCATTCGAGTACCCATGCATCGACGAAAGGTTTAATCAAGTATTCAACAAAGCAATGTTCAACTACCCTATCATACTTATTGAAAAGATCCTCAAGAAATACAAGGGTTTCCATGGCATCCAATCCCTTGTTGATGTTGGGGGTGGTCAAGGACACACTTTAAAGGCGATTATTTCTAAGTACCCTACAATTTTGGGTATTAATTTTGATCAACCACACGTCATTTCGAATGCCCCAACATATCCAG GTGTGAAGCATGTTAGCGGAGACATGTTTGAAAGTGTTCCCAGCGGTGATGCAGTTCTCATGAAG TGGCTACTTCAAGTTTGGAGCGATGAAAAGTGCTTAATGGTGTTGAGGAATTGCTATAAGGCGGTACCCAAGGACGGTAAGCTGATTATTATAGAATCGTTAATGACAGCAGAGCCGGAAACTAGTGTAGTTGCAAAAGCAATAAGCCAAATGGATGTGTACATGATGACTAAAAATCCAGGAGGCAAGGAAAGAACTCTACTTGAGTTTATAGCCTTAGCAACGACGGCTGGGTTCGCGGGCGTTAAAGTCAAATGTCAAGTTGGTCAGCTTTGGGTCATGGAATTCTACAAGTAA
- the LOC141592878 gene encoding uncharacterized protein LOC141592878 isoform X2, whose translation MAESDKADASTGKTKAKTSFLDDDISKDFLSSWKSTGGSDMDFNFEPVAKGNKKAFDFGMDMDFSLDDAFGKMSSFKLDMPDIDFSSSPKKSAVSKEKKSESKPAKESGQEKDDKFTFSFDFDGFGDFSLDDSATKGGKNATEGKTSKQASSLSKIECEDLPNQAASNSEPRKEDATQKEHSKSEVAVDSKHGLSVEQEKSLGASSSKGPSNSTIAIHQQTQTQMPMNKTVPVDALQPDPKCPMAGETDSKISRTRARAHDFSSNPESNPSHKLVDSEEAFVSPKTTKITSAEGVEEDFHFTEKITLKQVSPDVKEQAPLVKVSEEPFASPETDRITTARGMEVDFHLTEEKASKQVFAEVKEQASMVNVSEEAFASPETDRILTARGIEEDFHLTEEKTSKQVFAEVKEQAPMVNISALLGTGSKASDDETCSPNEKIGDGTSEVETLQEEFAAGALLGTDSITTNPDRSSHQCFTEKMKSEEERVAGVSEKLDNHTLTLDTLSSTISKRLNSEVSLNAKLQKSDVKDPLAPSESKPTSAKSMKMRFKLSEANSFSMVRGTNDGAGKKHFILEKSKKGSASLGAADLRNEGNGGKLDGNPSSCAKELMKRDSAVERREKRTDVSRDDDSNESGEIQTKMVVDAVLGDRQAKKDSFHLLDTRKISIDVKPHSIQLPSVVAPEREAKSSNHGSGKLNDKISSISIAQKSNIGQVNRLLSARTDKTVPTLPSLKISRNTVNKQSASSIVQTPKSMVNFEKSARLEEKTKIVSPVNVLRQTPSVTSLKRKPTEVADPQPSKRHLVSESRMSNVSPREVENEVKTRVTSCEGSKKNVTAKNPSPKFDFHLEENMENLGFTLMVESDESVEKAEACAKELDDICSMLKKKHDEAKELLVRALVNNNNLLMLNHPIYEKKILEVQKFASRLMSREQAAGV comes from the exons ATGGCTGAATCAGATAAGGCGGATGCTTCAACTGGTAAAACAAAAGCAAAAACGTCATTCCTAG ATGACGACATATCCAAGGACTTTCTTAGCTCTTGGAAGTCCACTGGTGGGAGTGATATGGACTTCAATTTTGAACCTGTTGCAAAAGGCAACAAAAAAGCATTTGACTTTGGCAT GGATATGGATTTTTCCCTTGATGATGCATTTGGAAAGATGTCATCTTTTAAATTAGATATGCCAGATATTGATTTTTCAAGTTCACCAAAGAAGTCTGCTGTATCAAAGGAAAAGAAATCAGAAAGTAAACCGGCAAAAGAAAGTGGTCAGGAGAAGGACGACAAATTCACCTTCTCTTTTGACTTTGATGG GTTTGGGGACTTCAGCTTGGATGACTCTGCAACTAAAGGTGGAAAAAATGCAACTGAAGGGAAAACCAGCAAACAAGCTAGTTCATTGTCCAAAATTGAGTGTGAAGATTTACCCAATCAAGCTGCAAGTAATAGTGAGCCAAGAAAGGAAGACGCCACTCAGAAGGAACATTCAAAATCTGAAGTTGCAGTTGATTCAAAACACGGTCTTTCAGTTGAGCAAGAGAAAAGCCTTGGCGCCTCGTCTTCCAAGGGCCCCTCTAATTCCACAATTGCCATACATCAGCAAACACAAACTCAGATGCCTATGAATAAAACAGTTCCTGTGGATGCCCTACAGCCAGACCCTAAGTGTCCCATGGCAGGGGAAACTGATTCAAAAATTTCTAGAACTCGGGCAAGAGCACATGACTTCAGCTCAAATCCTGAAAGCAATCCCTCACACAAGCTAGTAGATTCAGAAGAAGCATTTGTGTCTCCAAAGACAACTAAAATTACGAGTGCCGAAGGTGTGGAAGAAGATTTTCACTTTACTGAGAAAATAACATTGAAGCAAGTGTCTCCTGATGTAAAAGAACAGGCCCCATTGGTAAAAGTTTCAGAAGAACCATTTGCATCTCCAGAGACAGATAGAATTACGACTGCCCGAGGCATGGAAGTAGATTTTCACCTTACTGAGGAAAAAGCGTCGAAGCAAGTGTTTGCCGAGGTAAAAGAACAGGCCTCAATGGTAAACGTTTCAGAAGAAGCATTTGCATCTCCAGAGACAGATAGAATTTTGACTGCGCGAGGCATAGAAGAAGATTTTCACCTTACTGAGGAAAAAACATCGAAGCAAGTGTTTGCTGAGGTAAAAGAACAGGCCCCAATGGTAAACATTTCTGCTCTTTTGGGCACGGGCTCAAAAGCATCAGATGATGAGACTTGTTCTCCGAATGAGAAAATTGGTGATGGAACATCTGAAGTAGAGACCTTACAAGAAGAATTTGCAGCTGGGGCTCTTTTGGGTACAGACTCGATAACCACAAATCCAGACAGGTCATCCCATCAGTGCTTTACAGAGAAAATGAAAAGCGAAGAAGAACGAGTGGCTGGGGTAAGCGAAAAACTGGACAATCACACTCTGACTTTGGATACCTTATCCTCTACGATCTCCAAAAGATTGAACTCTGAGGTCTCGTTAAATGCTAAATTGCAAAAATCAGATGTGAAAGATCCTCTGGCACCTTCTGAAAG TAAACCAACTTCTGCCAAGTCAATGAAAATGCGATTCAAACTTTCAGAAGCTAACAGCTTTTCCATGGTACGAGGCACAAATGATGGTGCTGGGAAAAAACATTTTATACTTGAGAAAAGCAAAAAGGGTTCAGCATCATTGGGAGCTGCAGACTTGAG GAACGAAGGTAATGGGGGAAAATTGGATGGCAATCCTAGTTCATGTGCCAAAGAATTAATGAAACGAGACTCAGCTGTGGAGAGAAGGGAAAAGCGTACTGATGTTTCGAG AGATGATGATAGTAATGAAAGCGGAGAAATCCAGACtaagatggttgttgatgctgtACTTGGTGATAGACAAGCCAAAAAGGATAGTTTCCATTTGCTTGATACAAGGAAAATAAGTATTGATGTGAAACCTCATAG CATTCAACTTCCTTCAGTAGTTGCACCTGAACGGGAAGCTAAATCTAGCAACCATGGGTCTGGGAAACTCAACGACAAGATTTCTAGCATATCAATAGCTCAGAAATCAAACATTGGGCAAGTGAATAGACTTCTGTCTGCTAGAACTGACAAGACAGTGCCTACTCTTCCTAGCCTAAAAATTTCAAG GAATACCGTAAACAAGCAATCAGCTTCTTCAATTGTCCAAACTCCTAAATCCATGGTAAATTTTGAGAAAAGTGCAAGGCTAGAAGAGAAGACCAAGATAGTTTCTCCGGTGAATGTTCTGAGACAGACACCTTCAGTTACCTCTTTGAAGCGGAAACCAACTGAG GTTGCTGATCCACAGCCATCAAAACGTCACTTGGTCAGTGAAAGCAG AATGTCTAATGTATCACCCAGAGAAGTTGAAAATGAG GTCAAGACACGGGTTACTTCATGTGAAGGAAGTAAAAAGAATGTCACAGCCAAGAACCCGAGTCCTAAGTTTGATTTTCACCTAGAGGAAAACATGGAGAACCTAGGTTTCACATTGATGGTGGAGAGTGATGAAAGTGTTGAAAAGGCTGAGGCGTGTGCCAAAGAACTAGACGAT ATATGTAGCATGTTGAAGAAAAAACATGACGAAGCAAAGGAATTGTTGGTCCGGGCACTTGTTAACAACAACAATCTTCTTATGCTGAACCATCCCATCTACGAAAAAAAG ATCCTCGAGGTTCAGAAATTCGCTTCCAGGTTGATGTCCAGAGAGCAAGCGGCTGGTGTGTAG
- the LOC141592880 gene encoding protein IQ-DOMAIN 9 has product MGSGDWFKTIISKKKVKVDTPKQSKGSDNSAELKNKSRSQKKNANGKITSKSNGVLLKLSDDVAATRIQTAFRAYMARKSLRRMKGIVRFQKLTERKSVKKQSKSTLTHLHLWSRIQAEIRDRRLCMVTEGRLKQKKLENQLKLEAKLHDLEVEWNSGADTMDEILARIHLREEAAVKRERTMAYAFNHQWRANTGQNQGPFDCELGKANWGWSWKERWIAARPWETRVASQSITKKVNNKSTNKATKILVPSKSAKMNRKPSQKGRRVSYPGAEKSAKPAVRESESDSKLRRVTFKQPDLAS; this is encoded by the exons ATGGGGTCTGGAGATTGGTTCAAGACGATAATTagcaagaagaaagtgaaggttGACACACCAAAACAGTCTAAG GGATCCGATAACTCAGCTGAATTGAAAAACAAAAGCCGATCTCAGAAGAAGAATGCCAATGGCAAGATCACTAGCAAATCTAATGGTGTTCTCTTAAAACTCAGTGATGATGTTGCGGCTACTAGGATACAGACTGCTTTCAGAGCCTATATG GCAAGGAAAAGTCTACGGCGTATGAAGGGGATAGTAAGGTTCCAGAAGTTAACAGAACGAAAGTCCGTCAAAAAACAATCTAAAAGCACATTAACTCACCTACATTTGTGGAGTCGGATACAAGCTGAAATTAGAGACCGCCGTTTGTGCATGGTCACTGAAGGCCGTCTTAAGCAAAAGAAGTTAGAGAACCAACTTAAGCTCGAGGCAAAACTTCATGACTTGGAG GTGGAGTGGAATAGTGGGGCAGACACAATGGACGAGATACTAGCGAGAATACATCTAAGAGAAGAGGCAGCGGTGAAGAGGGAGCGAACAATGGCTTATGCATTCAATCATCAA TGGAGGGCAAACACTGGTCAAAACCAGGGTCCTTTTGACTGTGAACTTGGGAAGGCTAACTGGGGATGGAGCTGGAAGGAACGATGGATTGCAGCTCGGCCATGGGAAACCAGAGTGGCATCTCAGTCCATCACGAAGAAGGTTAACAATAAGTCGACAAACAAGGCTACAAAAATATTAGTTCCTTCCAAATCCGCCAAGATGAACCGGAAACCATCACAAAAAGGCCGAAGAGTGTCGTACCCCGGTGCTGAAAAATCAGCTAAACCAGCTGTCCGCGAATCAGAGTCAGACTCAAAACTGCGGCGAGTAACATTTAAGCAGCCTGATTTGGCATCTTAG